The following are encoded together in the Mesoterricola sediminis genome:
- a CDS encoding NapC/NirT family cytochrome c, whose amino-acid sequence MDWKDRMTDWFRLAFFYGDNWISILGGILTTGTGFTLLWSWFRELASPHSASPYVGILLFILLPVVFLVGLVMMPLGMWLRFRKMRKAGTAPEVTPKVDLTSRHIRKVLTMVAIATGLNIALLGVATVRGVEYMDSSKFCGLTCHTPMIMEYRAFADSPHSRVGCAQCHIGPGVDSFFAAKMAGVRQLFGVVFNNYHRPIPSPVESLRPAKETCEACHWPQKFHGNQILVRNHYLDDEGNTPSITVLMLKIGGRSGEQNTGIHGRHIDTSERISYVATDERRQNIVKVTYRDDKGNLVEYFGGEAKEGEKPRPERKMDCVDCHNRPTHAFESPEWAIDHRITKGMISRELPFIKKKAVELLKVPYRTQAEGAAAIAKGIVDFYQTSYPALYRDKKALVDAAAAGVQDAYTRNVYPEMKLTWGTHPNQIGHQEGGCFRCHDGSHSTKDGSKTIAADCDSCHTILAQDDPDPKILKDLGTR is encoded by the coding sequence ATGGACTGGAAGGATCGGATGACGGACTGGTTCCGGCTCGCCTTCTTTTACGGCGACAACTGGATCAGCATCCTGGGCGGCATCCTGACCACGGGCACCGGCTTCACGCTGCTGTGGTCCTGGTTCCGGGAACTGGCCAGCCCCCACTCGGCCAGCCCCTACGTGGGCATCCTGCTCTTCATCCTGCTGCCCGTCGTCTTCCTGGTGGGCCTGGTCATGATGCCCCTGGGCATGTGGCTGCGCTTCCGGAAGATGCGCAAGGCCGGCACGGCCCCCGAGGTGACGCCCAAGGTCGACCTGACCAGCCGGCACATCCGCAAGGTGCTGACCATGGTCGCCATCGCCACCGGGCTGAACATCGCCCTCCTGGGCGTCGCCACGGTGCGCGGGGTCGAGTACATGGACTCCAGCAAGTTCTGCGGCCTCACCTGCCACACCCCCATGATCATGGAATACCGGGCCTTCGCCGACTCCCCCCACTCCCGCGTGGGCTGCGCCCAGTGCCACATCGGGCCGGGCGTCGATTCCTTCTTCGCGGCGAAGATGGCGGGCGTGCGCCAGCTCTTCGGGGTGGTGTTCAACAACTACCACCGGCCCATCCCCAGCCCGGTGGAGAGCCTCCGCCCGGCCAAGGAGACCTGCGAGGCCTGCCACTGGCCGCAGAAGTTCCACGGCAACCAGATCCTCGTGCGCAACCACTACCTGGACGACGAGGGCAACACGCCGTCCATCACGGTCCTCATGCTGAAGATCGGCGGACGCTCCGGTGAGCAGAACACGGGCATCCACGGCCGGCACATCGACACCTCCGAGCGCATCTCGTACGTCGCCACCGACGAGCGCCGGCAGAACATCGTCAAGGTCACCTACCGCGACGACAAGGGCAACCTGGTCGAGTACTTCGGCGGCGAGGCCAAGGAGGGCGAGAAGCCCCGGCCCGAGCGCAAGATGGACTGCGTGGACTGCCACAACCGGCCCACCCACGCCTTCGAGAGCCCCGAGTGGGCCATCGACCACCGCATCACGAAGGGCATGATCAGCCGCGAGCTGCCCTTCATCAAGAAGAAGGCCGTCGAGCTCCTGAAGGTCCCCTACCGCACCCAGGCCGAGGGCGCCGCCGCCATCGCCAAGGGCATCGTGGACTTCTACCAGACCTCGTACCCCGCCCTCTACCGGGACAAGAAGGCCCTCGTGGACGCGGCCGCGGCCGGGGTGCAGGACGCCTACACCCGCAACGTCTACCCTGAGATGAAGCTGACCTGGGGCACCCACCCCAACCAGATCGGCCACCAGGAGGGCGGCTGCTTCCGGTGCCACGACGGCAGCCACTCCACGAAGGACGGCTCCAAGACCATCGCCGCCGACTGCGACAGCTGCCACACCATCCTGGCGCAGGACGATCCCGATCCCAAGATCCTCAAGGACCTGGGCACCCGCTAG
- a CDS encoding protein kinase family protein gives MPPFPPIPGAPPLPAAWPYALRPALTPLTRVEGADLPGLGPGWTFVGDPARMPAGEPEGLGGAFGRGGVFRCGAAVIRPYRRGGLVRHLNGRVYPGPGRFAQELAVHRALWEAGFPTVEPLGFAFRPRLWGCEGAYLTRLAPGDPWPRTWAPEALPAVRGLLAALCAWGLHAPDLNATNFMVGPDGVLALDWDRARWTQAGDLFARYKARLDRSLRKLHAPDGFVI, from the coding sequence ATGCCCCCCTTCCCGCCCATCCCGGGCGCGCCGCCCCTGCCCGCCGCCTGGCCCTATGCCCTCCGGCCGGCCCTGACGCCGCTCACCCGGGTGGAGGGGGCGGACCTGCCGGGCCTCGGCCCCGGCTGGACCTTCGTGGGCGACCCCGCCCGGATGCCCGCGGGCGAGCCCGAGGGCCTGGGGGGCGCCTTCGGCCGGGGCGGCGTGTTCCGGTGCGGGGCGGCCGTGATCCGGCCGTACCGGCGCGGCGGCCTGGTCCGCCACCTGAACGGACGGGTCTACCCGGGTCCCGGCCGCTTCGCCCAGGAATTGGCCGTCCACCGGGCCCTCTGGGAAGCGGGCTTCCCCACGGTGGAACCCCTCGGCTTCGCCTTCCGGCCCCGCCTCTGGGGCTGCGAGGGCGCCTACCTGACCCGCCTGGCGCCGGGGGACCCCTGGCCCCGGACCTGGGCCCCGGAGGCCCTGCCCGCCGTCCGCGGCCTCCTGGCGGCCCTCTGCGCCTGGGGCCTCCACGCGCCGGACCTGAACGCCACCAACTTCATGGTGGGCCCGGACGGGGTGCTGGCCCTGGACTGGGACCGGGCGCGCTGGACCCAGGCCGGCGATCTGTTCGCCCGTTACAAGGCCCGCCTGGATCGGAGCCTTCGTAAACTGCACGCGCCCGACGGATTTGTGATCTAA
- the aat gene encoding leucyl/phenylalanyl-tRNA--protein transferase: protein MPVFALAEAPVFPDPRRSAPDGLLAVGGDLSVERLVQAYALGIFPWYGEGSPILWWSPPERAVFLPGDGRLPRSARKALARRPFEIRRDTRFAEVIAQCARVPRAGQDGTWITEEMEAAYGALHAAGYAHSFEAYRDGELMGGLYGVSLGAAFFGESMFSLEAYASRAAFQALLDTLAAWNFQLVDGQVPNANLETLGARTISRAAFLDRLARALQVPTRRGSWAE from the coding sequence ATGCCGGTCTTCGCGCTGGCCGAGGCCCCGGTCTTCCCCGACCCCCGGCGGTCGGCCCCCGACGGCCTCCTGGCCGTGGGGGGGGACCTGTCCGTGGAACGGCTGGTCCAGGCCTACGCCCTGGGGATCTTCCCCTGGTACGGGGAGGGGTCGCCCATCCTCTGGTGGTCTCCGCCCGAGCGGGCGGTCTTCCTGCCCGGGGACGGGCGCCTGCCCCGCTCCGCCCGCAAGGCCCTGGCCCGCCGGCCCTTCGAGATCCGCCGGGACACCCGCTTCGCCGAGGTCATCGCCCAGTGCGCCCGGGTGCCCCGGGCCGGCCAGGACGGCACCTGGATCACGGAGGAGATGGAGGCGGCCTACGGGGCCCTCCACGCGGCGGGCTACGCCCACAGCTTCGAGGCCTACCGGGACGGCGAGCTCATGGGCGGGCTCTACGGGGTCTCCCTCGGGGCGGCCTTCTTCGGGGAGAGCATGTTCAGCCTGGAGGCCTACGCCAGTCGCGCGGCCTTCCAGGCCCTCCTGGACACCCTGGCCGCCTGGAACTTCCAGCTGGTGGACGGCCAGGTGCCCAACGCCAACCTGGAGACCCTGGGGGCCCGGACGATCTCCCGGGCGGCGTTCCTGGACCGGCTGGCCCGGGCGCTGCAGGTGCCCACCCGCCGCGGGTCCTGGGCCGAGTAG